From Micromonospora echinospora, one genomic window encodes:
- a CDS encoding FABP family protein, which produces MSDSDNPLAPPPWLNAPQVDPYPYEESHDLRVGPKLHPTLDGLLPYIGVWRGRGRGGFPSIEDFDFAQEIRISHDGRPFLFYESRAWILDEQSRPVRPAGREVGWWRPVLDGDRATDELEALMTVPTGVMELHIGKRKGTQLEFVTDAVVRTATAKEVTAGHRLFGIVEGALLYAQEMAAVGHSLSPHLSARLTRVAG; this is translated from the coding sequence GTGAGCGACAGCGACAACCCCCTGGCCCCGCCGCCGTGGCTGAACGCGCCGCAGGTCGACCCGTACCCGTACGAGGAGAGCCACGACCTGCGGGTCGGGCCGAAGCTGCACCCGACGCTGGACGGCCTGCTGCCGTACATCGGCGTCTGGCGGGGGCGGGGCCGGGGCGGCTTCCCCAGCATCGAGGACTTCGACTTCGCCCAGGAGATCCGGATCAGCCACGACGGGCGGCCGTTCCTCTTCTACGAGTCCCGCGCCTGGATCCTCGACGAGCAGAGCCGCCCGGTGCGCCCGGCCGGTCGTGAGGTGGGCTGGTGGCGTCCGGTGCTCGACGGTGACCGGGCGACCGACGAGCTGGAAGCCCTGATGACCGTCCCGACCGGCGTCATGGAGCTGCACATCGGCAAGCGCAAGGGCACCCAGTTGGAGTTCGTCACCGACGCCGTGGTGCGCACCGCCACCGCCAAGGAGGTGACCGCCGGTCACCGCCTCTTCGGCATCGTCGAGGGCGCCCTGCTGTACGCGCAGGAGATGGCCGCCGTCGGCCACTCCCTCTCCCCGCACCTGTCGGCCCGCCTGACCCGCGTCGCCGGCTGA
- a CDS encoding DsrE family protein, producing the protein MLAPMARTLVVKVTAGTDAPERCAQAFTVAATAAAAGVDVSLWLTGESTWFALPGRAQEFELPHSAPLAELLHVILASGRVTACTQCAARRDIGPGDVLPGVRIAGAAVFVEETMADGAQALVY; encoded by the coding sequence ATGCTGGCCCCCATGGCACGTACTCTCGTCGTCAAGGTGACCGCAGGCACGGACGCACCCGAGCGGTGCGCCCAGGCGTTCACCGTCGCCGCCACCGCGGCGGCGGCCGGGGTGGACGTCTCGCTCTGGTTGACCGGTGAGTCGACCTGGTTCGCGCTTCCCGGCCGGGCGCAGGAGTTCGAGCTGCCCCACTCGGCTCCGCTGGCCGAGCTGCTGCACGTGATCCTCGCCTCGGGGCGGGTCACCGCCTGCACCCAGTGCGCCGCCCGCCGCGACATCGGTCCCGGCGACGTGCTGCCGGGGGTACGGATCGCCGGGGCGGCGGTCTTCGTCGAGGAGACGATGGCCGACGGGGCGCAGGCCCTGGTCTACTGA
- a CDS encoding YgfZ/GcvT domain-containing protein → MIEIAGAVPVEAIDAETRDQPEPAHRAAGVRSVAAHYGDPLREQRTLATGVGLVDRSHRGVVAVPGEERAGWLHTLTTQHLADLTAGEGTELLVLSPHGHVEQHAVVAEDGDTTWLDTEPGATTGLLTYLERMRFFSKVEPRDATAERALLSLVGPDATGALDALGVTGLAEPDTLAVPGPKFPTSSVPPRPTVRYAVRPLPAGGWARRGPLGVDLLVPRETMDDVVAMLRAAGVPVAGLWAYEALRVAARRARVGVDTDHRTIPAEVDLIAPAVHLAKGCYRGQETVARVHNLGRPPRRLVLLHLDGVTSDRLPAAGTPVTQSDGRAIGFLGTAVQHFELGQIALAVVKRNVPDDAHLLVGEAAAAIDPTPAP, encoded by the coding sequence ATGATCGAGATCGCGGGAGCCGTACCGGTCGAGGCCATCGACGCCGAGACGCGGGACCAGCCCGAGCCGGCCCACCGGGCGGCCGGGGTGCGGAGCGTCGCCGCCCACTACGGCGACCCGCTGCGCGAGCAGCGCACCCTCGCCACCGGCGTCGGCCTGGTCGACCGTTCACACCGGGGCGTGGTGGCGGTCCCCGGCGAGGAACGCGCCGGCTGGCTGCACACCCTGACCACCCAGCACCTGGCCGACCTGACCGCCGGCGAGGGCACCGAACTGCTCGTGCTCTCCCCACACGGCCACGTCGAGCAGCACGCCGTCGTCGCCGAGGACGGTGACACCACCTGGCTGGACACCGAGCCGGGGGCCACCACCGGTCTGCTGACGTACCTGGAGCGGATGCGCTTCTTCAGCAAGGTCGAGCCCCGGGACGCGACCGCCGAGCGGGCACTGCTCTCCCTGGTCGGCCCGGACGCCACCGGGGCGCTCGACGCGCTCGGCGTGACCGGGCTCGCCGAGCCGGACACCCTCGCCGTGCCGGGCCCGAAGTTCCCCACCAGCTCCGTGCCACCCCGCCCCACCGTCCGGTACGCCGTCCGTCCGCTGCCCGCCGGCGGCTGGGCGCGACGCGGCCCGCTCGGCGTGGACCTGCTCGTCCCCCGGGAAACCATGGACGACGTGGTCGCCATGCTGCGCGCCGCCGGGGTGCCGGTCGCCGGCCTGTGGGCGTACGAGGCGCTGCGGGTGGCCGCCCGGCGGGCCCGGGTCGGGGTGGACACCGACCACCGGACTATCCCCGCCGAGGTGGACCTGATCGCCCCGGCCGTGCACCTGGCCAAGGGCTGCTACCGGGGCCAGGAGACGGTGGCCCGGGTGCACAACCTGGGGCGTCCGCCGCGTCGCCTCGTCCTGCTGCACCTCGACGGGGTGACCAGCGACCGCCTTCCGGCCGCCGGCACGCCGGTGACCCAGTCCGACGGTCGGGCCATCGGCTTCCTGGGGACCGCCGTGCAGCACTTCGAGCTGGGGCAGATCGCCCTCGCCGTGGTCAAGCGGAACGTTCCCGACGACGCCCACCTCCTCGTCGGCGAGGCTGCAGCCGCCATCGACCCCACCCCCGCGCCGTAG
- the mtfM gene encoding small membrane protein MtfM, whose amino-acid sequence MVTEIGFVSLLVAGLGALAGGLVYVAVRISRGHW is encoded by the coding sequence ATGGTCACCGAGATCGGGTTCGTCAGCCTGCTGGTCGCGGGTCTCGGCGCGCTCGCCGGTGGCCTGGTCTACGTAGCCGTACGCATTTCGAGAGGTCACTGGTGA
- a CDS encoding asparaginase, with the protein MGMTYAGGALLAEVVRSGFVEGLHHGSVVVLDASGEVVAAAGDVVGPIFPRSASKPMQTIGMLRAGLRLTEPADLALVSASHAGEDFHLARVTALLAAAGLDGSALACPPDLPLDETARNAVLAAGGGPDRIGMNCSGKHTGMVLTCLAADWPTEGYPHPEHPLQQRIRATVEEITGEPVAAAGVDGCGAPVLAVSLTGLARAFLRLVQAEPGTPERTVADAMRAHPEVVGGTRAEDSRLMRGLPGTLAKIGAEGIIAAGLPGVGSVAVKIDDGATRARMPVLVSALRRLGQDAPILHEYAELPLLGGGVPVGAIRPTW; encoded by the coding sequence GTGGGAATGACGTACGCAGGTGGCGCGCTGCTCGCCGAGGTGGTCCGGTCCGGATTCGTGGAGGGCCTCCACCACGGCTCGGTGGTGGTGCTGGACGCGTCCGGCGAGGTGGTCGCCGCCGCAGGTGACGTCGTCGGCCCGATCTTTCCCAGGTCGGCGAGCAAGCCGATGCAGACCATCGGCATGCTCCGGGCCGGGCTGCGGCTGACCGAGCCGGCCGACCTTGCCCTGGTGTCGGCCAGCCACGCCGGGGAGGACTTCCACCTGGCCCGGGTCACCGCGCTGCTCGCCGCCGCCGGGTTGGACGGGTCGGCGCTGGCCTGTCCGCCCGACCTGCCCCTGGACGAGACCGCCCGGAACGCGGTGCTGGCCGCCGGCGGCGGGCCGGACCGGATCGGGATGAACTGCTCCGGCAAGCACACCGGGATGGTGCTCACCTGCCTCGCGGCCGACTGGCCCACCGAGGGGTACCCGCATCCGGAGCACCCGCTGCAACAGCGGATCCGGGCCACCGTCGAGGAGATCACCGGTGAGCCGGTCGCGGCGGCCGGGGTGGACGGCTGCGGGGCTCCGGTGCTCGCGGTCTCGCTGACCGGGCTGGCCCGGGCCTTCCTGCGGTTGGTGCAGGCGGAACCCGGGACGCCGGAGCGGACCGTCGCCGACGCGATGCGGGCCCACCCCGAGGTCGTCGGGGGTACCCGGGCGGAGGACAGCCGGTTGATGCGCGGCCTGCCGGGCACCCTCGCCAAGATCGGCGCAGAGGGGATCATCGCCGCTGGCCTGCCCGGCGTCGGCTCGGTCGCCGTCAAGATCGATGACGGGGCGACCCGCGCCCGGATGCCCGTGCTGGTCTCCGCGCTGCGCCGGCTCGGTCAGGACGCCCCGATCCTGCACGAGTACGCCGAACTTCCGCTGCTCGGTGGCGGCGTGCCGGTCGGCGCGATCCGTCCGACCTGGTAG
- a CDS encoding SCP2 sterol-binding domain-containing protein: MGEATEQFFASLPARAPDIIRGPIDGTLQINLAADGHTEHWYVVLRDQEIQVSREQRPADAVWESSADLFDRLVTGTAQGVAAMLRNDTTLSGNVLLFLVFRAFFPAPPGTRDPRDLVRERHTPPPIRPQSGRPG; this comes from the coding sequence GTGGGTGAGGCAACCGAGCAGTTCTTCGCGTCCCTGCCGGCCCGCGCCCCGGACATCATCCGCGGACCGATCGACGGGACGCTCCAGATCAACCTGGCCGCCGACGGGCACACCGAGCACTGGTACGTGGTGCTGCGCGACCAGGAGATCCAGGTCAGCCGGGAACAGCGGCCGGCCGACGCGGTCTGGGAGAGCAGTGCCGACCTGTTCGACCGGCTGGTCACCGGGACCGCGCAGGGCGTCGCCGCGATGCTGCGCAACGACACCACGCTCAGCGGAAACGTGCTGCTGTTCCTGGTCTTCCGGGCCTTCTTCCCCGCGCCGCCGGGCACCCGCGACCCCCGGGACCTCGTCCGGGAACGGCACACACCCCCACCGATCCGGCCGCAGAGCGGGCGACCCGGGTGA
- a CDS encoding aminotransferase class IV produces the protein MTELSGTTELTHQAEPPRVAVLGRGLVPAGQPVLRGDDLGVLHGDGVFETMHLRDGRPWLVGEHLARLAWAADRLDLRLPPTAALLDLLESVAVGWPAGTEGALRLVCTRGPEGGGPPTVYATLGEVPQPTRRARRLGIAVATLPLGVAADCRASLDWLPIGFKSTSYALSSAARRWAVRHGVDDVLWVSTDGYALEGPTANLVWLEGDTLCTVPPARTGILPGVTAAWLLAHAHELGFTAAERMIGPGDLREADAAWLTSSVRGVAEIRTLDGIGPHRAFPSPHTARLQQLLPHP, from the coding sequence GTGACCGAACTCAGCGGGACGACGGAGCTGACGCACCAGGCGGAACCGCCCCGGGTGGCGGTGCTGGGCCGGGGGCTGGTGCCGGCCGGGCAGCCGGTGCTGCGCGGCGACGACCTCGGGGTGCTGCACGGCGACGGGGTCTTCGAGACCATGCACCTGCGCGACGGTCGACCGTGGCTGGTCGGCGAGCACCTGGCCCGGCTGGCCTGGGCGGCGGACCGGCTCGACCTGCGGCTCCCCCCGACCGCCGCGCTGCTCGACCTGTTGGAGTCCGTCGCGGTGGGCTGGCCGGCCGGGACGGAAGGGGCGCTCCGACTGGTTTGCACGCGGGGACCGGAGGGCGGTGGCCCGCCGACGGTCTACGCCACGCTGGGCGAGGTGCCGCAGCCGACCCGACGCGCCCGTCGGCTCGGGATCGCGGTGGCCACGCTGCCGCTGGGCGTCGCCGCGGACTGCCGCGCCAGCCTGGACTGGCTGCCCATCGGGTTCAAGTCCACGTCGTACGCGCTGAGCAGCGCCGCCCGGCGCTGGGCGGTCCGGCACGGGGTGGACGACGTGCTCTGGGTCTCCACCGACGGGTACGCCCTGGAGGGGCCGACGGCGAACCTGGTCTGGCTGGAGGGCGACACCCTCTGCACGGTGCCGCCCGCGCGGACCGGCATCCTGCCCGGCGTCACCGCCGCCTGGTTGCTGGCCCACGCGCACGAGCTGGGGTTCACCGCGGCGGAGCGGATGATCGGCCCCGGTGACCTGCGGGAGGCGGACGCCGCCTGGCTCACGTCGTCGGTGCGGGGGGTCGCCGAGATCCGCACCCTGGACGGCATCGGCCCGCACCGGGCCTTCCCGTCCCCGCACACCGCCCGCCTCCAGCAGTTGCTCCCCCACCCCTGA
- a CDS encoding alpha/beta fold hydrolase yields MIEVNGTRLGYDDTGSGSAVLLLHAGIADRRMWREQVSALATRHRVIALDLRGYGDSELPPTPFAHHTDVVGVLDALDVGRAALVGCSFGGAVAIDTALTHPDRVSALALLGTAVTGHEWSDETNDLWDSLVGEVDPDDYAASAAAEVRFWVVGPDRRPEDVDPALLRFAEEMDERALATEHMLSAVDVTVLEPPAIERLHELRMPVLAAAGAADLPDIGRLADLIATTAPDAVRLPDVPDAAHLLPLERPAPVNAALLDFLP; encoded by the coding sequence ATGATCGAAGTGAACGGCACCCGTCTCGGGTACGACGACACCGGCAGCGGCTCGGCCGTCCTCCTGTTGCACGCGGGGATCGCGGACCGACGGATGTGGCGGGAGCAGGTCTCCGCCCTCGCCACCCGGCACCGGGTGATCGCCCTCGACCTGCGCGGATACGGCGACTCGGAGCTGCCTCCCACCCCCTTCGCCCACCACACGGACGTGGTCGGCGTCCTCGACGCGCTGGACGTCGGACGGGCCGCCCTGGTCGGCTGTTCGTTCGGTGGCGCGGTGGCGATCGACACCGCGCTGACCCACCCGGACCGGGTGTCCGCGCTGGCGCTCCTCGGCACCGCCGTCACCGGGCACGAGTGGTCGGACGAGACGAACGACCTGTGGGACTCCCTGGTCGGCGAGGTCGACCCGGACGACTACGCGGCCAGCGCCGCCGCCGAGGTGCGGTTCTGGGTGGTCGGCCCGGACCGGCGGCCGGAGGACGTCGATCCCGCGCTGCTGCGCTTCGCCGAGGAGATGGACGAGCGGGCTCTCGCCACCGAACACATGCTCAGCGCGGTCGACGTGACCGTCCTGGAGCCCCCGGCGATCGAACGCCTGCACGAGTTGCGCATGCCGGTGCTGGCGGCAGCCGGCGCGGCGGACCTGCCGGACATCGGCCGGCTCGCCGACCTGATCGCCACGACCGCACCGGACGCGGTACGCCTCCCCGACGTACCGGACGCCGCCCACCTGCTCCCGCTGGAACGGCCCGCGCCCGTCAACGCCGCCCTGCTCGACTTCCTGCCCTGA
- a CDS encoding DUF2516 family protein, which produces MANAAPIFFLDVRYVIELILLVFALIVQGVALVHAITQRADAFPAIGTLPKGGWIAILAVCLALTLLGFGPISLFGLIGIAAGLIYLLDVRVGLRDLSDGKGFW; this is translated from the coding sequence ATGGCCAACGCCGCGCCGATCTTCTTCCTCGATGTCCGCTACGTGATCGAGCTGATCCTGCTCGTCTTCGCGCTGATCGTGCAGGGCGTCGCGCTGGTGCACGCGATCACCCAGCGCGCCGACGCGTTCCCCGCGATCGGCACGCTCCCCAAGGGCGGGTGGATCGCCATCCTGGCGGTCTGCCTGGCGCTCACCCTGCTCGGGTTCGGCCCGATCAGCCTCTTCGGTCTGATCGGCATCGCCGCCGGGCTCATCTACCTGCTGGACGTCCGGGTCGGGTTGCGTGACCTCTCCGACGGCAAGGGCTTCTGGTGA
- a CDS encoding Fur family transcriptional regulator translates to MSEATLAELLRSRGLRLTPQRQLILQAVLDLGHATPEQVHHAVREVAAGVNITTIYRTLELLEKLGLVKHTHLSHGSPTYHAANEHQHAHLVCRECGMIDEVEPELLRPVADRLAAERGFQADIGHVALFGICGDCGNGEHGNGEQA, encoded by the coding sequence GTGTCTGAAGCCACCCTCGCCGAGCTGCTGCGCTCCCGTGGGCTGCGGCTGACCCCGCAGCGGCAGTTGATCCTCCAGGCGGTGCTGGACCTGGGGCACGCCACACCGGAGCAGGTGCACCACGCCGTCCGGGAGGTGGCCGCCGGAGTCAACATCACCACGATCTACCGCACGCTGGAGCTGCTGGAGAAGCTGGGGCTGGTCAAGCACACCCATCTGTCGCACGGCTCGCCGACCTACCACGCCGCCAACGAGCACCAGCACGCCCACCTGGTCTGCCGGGAGTGCGGCATGATCGACGAGGTGGAGCCGGAACTGCTGCGTCCGGTCGCCGACCGGCTGGCCGCCGAGCGTGGCTTCCAGGCCGACATCGGGCACGTGGCGCTCTTCGGCATCTGCGGGGACTGCGGCAACGGCGAGCACGGAAACGGGGAGCAGGCATGA
- a CDS encoding glycogen debranching N-terminal domain-containing protein, which translates to MKRLVSILDGNTFMVCDEQGDLEPSLDFPTGMFSFDTRFLSTWLLTLDGERLSTLYVDEEQSYRTRFFLVPDRPAHAQEATVSVLRSRTIGGGLDEEVAVLNHAGRDVEFILRIDMGADFADLFEIKSARRQKGDSTATVGARELRLTYRRDRFLRETVVSTSEPGHIDERGMTFTVRVPAHGEWSTQLHVATVVYGARGEDIRATLPLGGSRTPADIESEHRRLVERAPKLGCDFAPLERAYQRSLKDLTALRYESITLGVRLLAAGLPWFMTLFGRDSMLTGLQVLPFMPDLVPPTLIVLAGLQGARLDDFRDEEPGKILHELRYGETAGFEEQPHSPYYGAADSTALFVILLDEYERWSGDAALVRALEFSVRLALDWIDSYGDLLGNGYVWYETRNPRTGLENQCWKDSWDSISYADGRLPGFPRATCELQGYAYDAKMRGARLARTFYDDPAWADRLERGAAALKERFNRDFWVADGEYYALALDAEGKPVDALSSNMGHLLWSGIVDEARAGKVAEHLLGPRLFSGWGVRTLATDQGRYNPIGYHAGTVWPFDNSIVAWGLWRYGFREEAGRICLAMAEASRYFGGRLPEAFAGYDRGLTDYPVEYPTACSPQAWSAGAPLLMLRVLLGLEPQGEHLIIDPAVPHGMGRIELLDIPGRWGHVDALGRSRSL; encoded by the coding sequence GTGAAACGGCTGGTCAGCATCCTCGACGGCAACACCTTCATGGTGTGCGACGAGCAGGGTGACCTGGAGCCCTCGCTCGACTTCCCGACCGGGATGTTCTCCTTCGACACCCGGTTCCTCTCCACCTGGCTGCTGACCCTCGACGGTGAACGGCTGAGCACGCTCTACGTCGACGAGGAGCAGTCGTACCGGACGCGTTTCTTCCTCGTCCCCGACCGGCCCGCGCACGCCCAGGAGGCCACGGTGTCGGTGCTCCGGAGCCGGACCATCGGGGGTGGGCTGGACGAGGAGGTGGCTGTGCTCAACCACGCTGGGCGGGACGTGGAGTTCATCCTCCGCATCGACATGGGCGCGGACTTCGCCGACCTGTTCGAGATCAAGTCGGCCCGCCGGCAGAAGGGCGACTCGACCGCGACGGTCGGGGCACGGGAACTGCGGTTGACGTACCGCCGGGACCGTTTCCTCCGGGAGACGGTGGTCTCGACCAGCGAGCCCGGCCACATCGACGAGCGGGGCATGACGTTCACGGTCCGGGTGCCGGCGCACGGGGAGTGGAGCACCCAGCTGCACGTGGCGACCGTCGTCTACGGCGCGCGCGGCGAGGACATCCGGGCGACGCTGCCGCTCGGCGGGTCCCGCACTCCGGCGGACATCGAGTCCGAGCACCGCCGCCTGGTCGAGCGCGCACCGAAGCTGGGCTGCGACTTCGCCCCGCTGGAGCGGGCGTACCAGCGCAGCCTCAAGGACCTGACCGCACTGCGGTACGAGTCGATCACCCTGGGCGTGCGCCTGCTCGCCGCCGGGCTGCCCTGGTTCATGACCCTCTTCGGGCGGGACAGCATGCTGACCGGTCTCCAGGTGCTGCCGTTCATGCCGGACCTGGTGCCACCGACCCTGATCGTCCTGGCCGGACTCCAGGGCGCGCGACTGGACGACTTCCGCGACGAGGAGCCGGGGAAGATCCTGCACGAGCTGCGGTACGGCGAGACCGCCGGCTTCGAGGAACAGCCGCACTCCCCCTACTACGGCGCCGCCGACTCGACCGCGCTCTTCGTGATCCTCCTCGACGAGTACGAACGCTGGAGCGGCGACGCCGCGCTCGTCCGGGCGTTGGAGTTTTCGGTCCGGCTCGCGCTCGACTGGATCGACAGCTACGGCGACCTGCTCGGCAACGGTTACGTCTGGTACGAGACCCGGAACCCGCGGACCGGCCTGGAGAACCAGTGCTGGAAGGACTCCTGGGACTCCATCTCCTACGCCGACGGCCGGCTGCCCGGCTTCCCCCGGGCCACCTGCGAACTCCAGGGTTACGCGTACGACGCGAAGATGCGCGGCGCCCGCCTGGCCCGGACCTTCTACGACGACCCGGCCTGGGCCGACCGGCTGGAACGCGGGGCCGCCGCGTTGAAGGAACGCTTCAACCGGGACTTCTGGGTCGCCGACGGGGAGTACTACGCGCTCGCCCTGGACGCCGAGGGCAAACCCGTCGACGCGCTCTCCTCCAACATGGGTCACCTGCTCTGGAGCGGCATCGTGGACGAGGCACGGGCGGGGAAGGTGGCCGAACACCTGCTCGGCCCACGCCTCTTCTCCGGATGGGGGGTGCGGACCCTCGCCACCGACCAGGGACGGTACAACCCGATCGGGTACCACGCCGGCACGGTCTGGCCGTTCGACAACTCGATCGTCGCGTGGGGCCTGTGGCGGTACGGCTTCCGCGAGGAGGCCGGCCGGATCTGCCTGGCGATGGCCGAGGCGTCCCGCTACTTCGGCGGCCGGTTGCCCGAGGCGTTCGCCGGCTACGACCGCGGCCTGACCGACTACCCGGTCGAGTATCCGACCGCGTGCAGCCCGCAGGCCTGGTCGGCGGGGGCGCCGCTGCTGATGCTCCGGGTGCTCCTCGGCCTGGAGCCGCAGGGCGAGCACCTGATCATCGACCCGGCGGTGCCGCACGGGATGGGCCGGATCGAGTTGCTCGACATCCCCGGCCGCTGGGGGCACGTCGACGCGCTGGGTCGCAGCCGTAGCCTCTGA
- a CDS encoding helix-turn-helix domain-containing protein — protein sequence MATPKDLPRDVGGFIRDLRRNAKISLRQLAEQAGVSNPYLSQIERGLRKPSAEVLQQLASALRVSTPAMYLRAGLLDDREGQGVLAAIAVDPDLTMAQKQSLTQIYETFRRENVRLAEATAAAEQNAPGSATDRNASGSTTATDRNAAGAAPTVAEAALATAADPALAGPAADAAATVNPAATGPTTEGGTPTEAVLESVAVTEAGPAPAPGTRPAGRTRVRTTPRKTTKKATAPAVEEENPS from the coding sequence ATGGCCACCCCGAAGGACCTTCCCCGCGACGTCGGCGGTTTCATCCGTGACCTGCGACGCAACGCGAAGATCTCGCTCCGGCAGCTCGCCGAGCAGGCCGGGGTGAGCAATCCGTACCTCAGCCAGATCGAGCGCGGCCTGCGCAAGCCCAGCGCCGAGGTGCTCCAGCAGCTCGCCAGCGCGCTGCGGGTCTCCACCCCGGCGATGTACCTGCGGGCCGGGCTGCTCGACGACCGCGAGGGGCAGGGCGTGCTCGCCGCGATCGCCGTCGACCCGGACCTGACGATGGCGCAGAAGCAGTCGCTCACCCAGATCTACGAGACGTTCCGTCGGGAGAACGTCCGGCTCGCCGAGGCGACCGCCGCCGCCGAGCAGAACGCTCCCGGCTCCGCCACCGATCGGAACGCCTCCGGCTCCACCACCGCCACCGATCGGAACGCCGCCGGAGCGGCCCCCACCGTCGCCGAAGCGGCCCTCGCCACCGCCGCTGATCCGGCCCTCGCCGGTCCGGCGGCCGACGCGGCGGCCACGGTCAACCCGGCGGCCACCGGCCCGACCACCGAGGGCGGCACCCCGACCGAGGCGGTGCTGGAGTCGGTGGCCGTCACCGAGGCCGGCCCGGCTCCCGCCCCCGGCACCCGCCCGGCCGGTCGGACCCGCGTGCGCACCACCCCCCGGAAGACCACGAAGAAGGCGACCGCCCCGGCGGTCGAGGAGGAGAACCCGTCATGA
- a CDS encoding 3-keto-5-aminohexanoate cleavage protein, which produces MTTGTLITVAPTGAESAKAEVPALPVTLDELLLTAKECEALGAAVIHVHIRDDEAKPTLDPGRLRDTVAALRENTGLIVQLSTGGAVTDPEAARLAVLDARPDMASCTMGTVNFGDDVFLNRWEFIVDLHTRMQERGVVPEYEIFDLGHLTALQRLLGKYGLPAGGHVHVDFVMGVPGGMPGTTEALVACRQAVRDLPEGATFSATGIGRSTIPVMLSSLATGGHLRVGMEDTVTYAKGQPVESNMQLVARAVAAAQLAQRPPLTPTEARQLLGM; this is translated from the coding sequence ATGACAACAGGGACGTTGATCACGGTTGCCCCGACCGGTGCCGAGTCGGCCAAGGCGGAGGTGCCGGCACTGCCGGTGACCCTCGACGAACTGCTGCTGACCGCCAAGGAGTGCGAGGCGCTGGGCGCCGCCGTGATCCACGTCCACATCCGTGACGACGAGGCGAAGCCCACCCTCGACCCGGGACGGCTGCGCGACACGGTCGCCGCGCTGCGGGAGAACACCGGGCTGATCGTGCAGCTCTCCACCGGTGGCGCGGTGACGGACCCGGAGGCCGCCCGGCTGGCCGTGCTCGACGCCCGACCGGACATGGCCTCCTGCACCATGGGCACGGTCAACTTCGGCGACGACGTCTTCCTCAACCGCTGGGAGTTCATCGTCGACCTGCACACCCGGATGCAGGAACGTGGCGTCGTCCCCGAGTACGAGATCTTCGACCTCGGTCACCTCACCGCCCTCCAGCGCCTGCTCGGCAAGTACGGGCTGCCGGCCGGCGGGCACGTGCACGTCGACTTCGTGATGGGGGTGCCGGGCGGCATGCCGGGCACCACCGAGGCGCTGGTGGCGTGCCGCCAGGCGGTGCGGGACCTGCCGGAGGGCGCCACCTTCTCGGCCACCGGCATCGGTCGCAGCACCATTCCGGTGATGCTGTCCTCGCTGGCCACCGGCGGGCACCTGCGGGTCGGCATGGAGGACACGGTGACCTACGCCAAGGGGCAGCCGGTCGAGTCCAACATGCAACTCGTCGCCCGTGCGGTCGCCGCCGCCCAGCTCGCCCAGCGTCCGCCGCTCACCCCGACCGAGGCCCGGCAGCTGCTCGGGATGTAG